The Amblyomma americanum isolate KBUSLIRL-KWMA chromosome 3, ASM5285725v1, whole genome shotgun sequence genome window below encodes:
- the LOC144123481 gene encoding uncharacterized protein LOC144123481, with protein MLLISSTEEPTTTTTTTTTTTATPLYCQITAPHKGEVASIHPDTVLPPDGLCDIMILWISQYSSGVYEESAYKFFKRLNLTATFLFTLSWSGSPNATLNLVRATGFSAEANKLYHEVNCRGFGIKSDFPDITVDAGLLPIFKELSVVLQNVGYPKTETITFLMFRVRGTLQKTDQVTIQKMSPYLGLLVFMAWLEISKDKVVHCIASWNKLGLPDPYAMSFENAIESIVSLPDGSTKYAIALSLIALQYNGVNISPIAKANEGFVVGMPYSNFKTSENFPDICKHVLPSGKLTPMGHYNDTAACITHFNPKSNPPAAFSFETAESIQVKMTRTRAMLAKLRKRNVSWAVGHVSKNLSPEECGGFAHRLKKIREINDTPMKEI; from the exons AGCCAGTATCCACCCGGACACGGTTCTACCGCCTGATGGGCTGTGCGACATCATGATCCTGTGGATAAGCCAATATAGTAGCGGTGTTTACGAAG AGTCAGCGTACAAGTTTTTCAAGCGCCTGAACTTGACCGCAACATTTTTGTTTACACTGTCATGGAGTGGCTCACCGAACGCTACTTTAAACTTAGTGAGGGCCACTGGATTTTCTGCGGAGGCCAACAAACTCTACCACGAGGTCAACTGCCGTGGCTTTGGTATCAAGTCAGACTTCCCCGACATTACGGTGGATGCAGGATTACTTCCAATATTCAAG GAGCTGTCTGTCGTTCTTCAAAACGTCGGTTACCCAAAAACAGAGACAATCACGTTCCTGATGTTTAGAGTACGCGGGACCCTGCAGAAGACGGACCAAGTTACTATCCAGAAGATGAGCCC GTACCTTGGACTCCTCGTGTTCATGGCTTGGTTAGAAATATCGAAGGACAAAGTTGTACATTGCATCGCATCGTGGAACAAACTCGGCCTCCCGGATCCATACGCGATGTCGTTT GAAAATGCGATCGAAAGCATCGTCAGCTTGCCGGACGGAAGCACCAAATATGCAATCGCCCTCTCGCTGATCGCACTTCAGTATAATGGTGTGAATATTTCACCAATAGCGAAGGCGAACGAAGGATTTGTGGTTGGGATGCCCTATTCCAACTTCAAGACGTCCGAAAATTTCCCAGAT ATCTGCAAACATGTTTTGCCCTCCGGAAAATTAACGCCGATGGGTCACTACAACGACACAGCGGCCTGCATTACGCATTTCAATCCGAAGAGCAATCCACCTGCGGCCTTCTCCTTCGAGACGGCTGAAAGCATTCAGGTTAAG atgacaCGAACTCGTGCTATGCTTGCCAAGCTCCGGAAAAGAAATGTTTCCTGGGCTGTGGGCCACGTGTCCAAGAACCTTAGTCCTGAAGAGTGCGGAGGCTTCGCTCACCGCCTTAAGAAGATACGCGAAATCAATGACACACCCATGAAAGAAATCTAG